One window from the genome of Macaca fascicularis isolate 582-1 chromosome 7, T2T-MFA8v1.1 encodes:
- the LOC135964455 gene encoding uncharacterized protein isoform X1, protein MHTIPHNTPHLTTPHHTSPHLTTHTTQHIPRHTTPHTTHHTTLHTTEHITPHLTTQHTTQHTHHTSPHLTTHTTQHIPRHTTPHTTHHTTLHTTEHITPHLTTQHTTQHTPHHTSPHNTHHTTHTTPHHTSHHTPHHTSHHNISHLTSPHNIPHNTHHTTPHLTSQHTPHNTYHATPHLTPHTTPHFTPQNISHLLSPHNIPHNTHHTTPHLTTQHTTQHTPHHTSPHLTTHTTQHIPRHTTPHTTHHTTLHTTEHITPPLTTQHTTQHTPHHTSPHHTTYHTTHTTPHLTSPHNTHHTTHTTPHHTSPHTTEHTTLHLTTQHTTPHLTPHTTPHFTPQITLHLTTQHTTQHTPHHTSPHHTTHLTSPYLTTQHTTPHHTSHHTPHHTSHHRTYHTSPHHTTYHTTQHTHHHTTPHLTSQHTPHNTHHTTPHLTSPHTTEHTTLHLTTQHTTQHTHHTTPHTTHHTTLHTTEHTTPHLTTQHTTQHTPHHTSPHHTTHTTQHTSPHTTPHLTTQHTSPHHTTHTTQRTSPHNTPHLISPHTTPHHTTHHTTSHTTHLTSQHTHHTTPHNTHTTPHLTTPHTSHHRTHHITPHTTEHTPHNTPHHTPHLTTHTPHLTTPHHTSPHHTPHHTTHHTTPHTTEHTTLHNTPHLTSQHTHHTSPHHTHTTQHTTPHTSQHTTPHHTSHHTSPHNTHHTTPHITQHTTANHTTYHTSPHLTTHTPHITQHTTSHHTTHHTSPHLTPHHTSPHLTPHHTSPHSTPHLTTPHPTPHLTTQHTTPHHTSPHSTPHHTLHLTTHHTSPHTTPHTSPHLTSHHTSHLTTPHTTPHLTPHHTSHLTTPHTTPHLTTQHTTPHHTSPHSTPHHTLHLTTHHTSPHTTHHTSHHIHHTSPHLTAPHISQHNTPHHIPHTSYLTTHHTTQHTSPHLTPHLTPHLTTPHLTTPHLTPHHTTPHHTTSHLTTPHHTTPHLTTLHLTTPHHTSPHQITPHHTTSHLTTLHLTTPHHTSPHHITPHHTTSHYTTPHHTTPHHITSHHTTSHHTTSHHITPHHTSPHLTSPHHTSHHTTPHHISPRCPHTTQAARLLESTLQLKQ, encoded by the exons atgcacaccaTACCACACAACACACCTCACctcaccacaccacaccacacctcacctcacctcacaacacacaccacacaacacataCCACGCCACACcacacctcacaccacacaccacaccacacttCACACCACAGAACATATCACACCTCACCTCACCACACAACataccacacaacacacacaccacacctcacctcacctcacaacacacaccacacaacacataCCACGCCACACcacacctcacaccacacaccacaccacacttCACACCACAGAACATATCACACCTCACCTCACCACACAACataccacacaacacacaccacaccacacctcacctcacaacacacaccacacaacacataCCACGCCACACcacacctcacaccacacaccacaccacacttCACACCACAACATATCACACCTCACCTCACCACACAACataccacacaacacacaccacaccacacctcacctcacctcacaacacacaccacacaacacataCCACGCCACACcacacctcacaccacacaccacaccacacttCACACCACAGAACATATCACACCTCCTCTCACCACACAACataccacacaacacacaccacaccacacctcaCCTCACCACACAACataccacacaacacacaccacaccacacctcacctcacctcacaacacacaccacacaacacataCCACGCCACACcacacctcacaccacacaccacaccacacttCACACCACAGAACATATCACACCTCCTCTCACCACACAACataccacacaacacacaccacaccacacctcaCCTCACCACACAACataccacacaacacacaccacaccacacctcacctcaccacacaacacacaccacacaacacataccacaccacaccacacctcaCCTCACACCACAGAACACACCACACTTCACCTcaccacacaacacaccacaccacacctcacaccacacaccacaccacacttCACACCACAGATCACACTTCACCTCACCACACAACataccacacaacacacaccacaccacacctcaCCTCACCACACAACACACCTCACCTCACCATACCTcaccacacaacacaccacaccacaccacacctcacaccacacaccacaccacacttCACACCACAGAACATATCACACCTCACCTCACCACACAACGTaccacaccacacaacacacacaccaccacaccacaccacacctcacctcacaacacacaccacacaacacacaccacaccacaccacacctcacctcacctcacacCACAGAACACACCACACTTCACCTcaccacacaacacaccacacaacacacacaccacaccacacctcataccacacaccacaccacacttCACACCACAGAACATACCACACCTCACCTCACCACACAACataccacacaacacacaccacaccacacctcacctcaccacacaacacacaccacacaacacacctctccacacaccacaccacacctcaCCACACAACACACCTCACctcaccacacaacacacaccacacaacgcacctcaccacacaacacaccacacctCATCTcaccacacaccacacctcaccacacaacacaccacaccaCCTCACATACCACACACCTCAcctcacaacacacacaccacaccacaccgcacaacacacacaccacaccacacctcaccacaccacacacctcaCACCACAGAACACACCACATAACACCTCACACCACagaacacacaccacacaacacaccacaccacacacctcacctcacaacacacacaccacacctcaccacaccacaccacacctcaccacaccacacacctcaccacacaacacaccacaccacacctcaCACCACAGAACACACCACACTGCACAACACACCACACCTCAcctcacaacacacacaccacacctcaccacaccacacacacaccacacaacacaccacacctcacacctcacaacACACCACACCTCACCACACCTCACATCACAC ctcacctcacaacacacaccacaccacacctcaCATCACACAACACACCACAGCAAACCACACAACATACCACACCTCACCACACCTcacaacacacacacctcacatcacacaacacaccacatctcaccacacaacacaccacacctcaccacacctcaccccacaccacacctcaccacacctcacaccacaccacacctcaccacacagcacaccacacctcaccacacctcaccccacaccacacctcaccacacagcacaccacaCCTCACCACACCTCACCACACAGCACACCTCACCACACACTACAcctcaccacacaccacacctcacctcacaccacacctcacacctcaccaCACCTCACCTCACaccacacctcacacctcaccaCACctcacaccacaccacacctcacaccacaccacacctcacacctcaccaCACctcacaccacaccacacctcaccacacagcacaccacaCCTCACCACACCTCACCACACAGCACACCTCACCACACACTACAcctcaccacacaccacacctcacctcacaccacacaccacacctctcaccacatacaccacacctCACCACACCTCACCGCACCTCACATCTCACAACACAACACACctcaccacataccacacacctcATACCTCAcaacacaccacaccacacaacacacctcaccacacctcacacctcacctcacaccacacctcaccacaccacacctcaccacaccacacctcacacctcaccaCACCACACCTCACCATACCACATCACACCTCACCACACCAcatcacaccacaccacacctcaCCACACTACACCTCACCACACCACATCACACCTCACCACACCAGATCACACCTCACCACACCACATCACACCTCACCACACTACACCTCACCACACCACATCACACCTCACCACACCACATCACACCTCACCACACCACATCACACTACACCACACCTCACCACACCACACCTCACCACATCACATCGCATCACACCACATCGCATCACaccacatcacatcacatcacaccacaccacacctcaCCACACCTCACCTCACCACACCACACctcacaccacaccacaccacaccacatctCACCTCGCTGCCCGCACACGACGCAGGCTGCCCGCCTCCTGGAGAGCACACTTCAGCTGAAACAGTAA
- the LOC135964455 gene encoding uncharacterized protein isoform X2 — MHTIPHNTPHLTTPHHTSPHLTTHTTQHIPRHTTPHTTHHTTLHTTEHITPHLTTQHTTQHTHHTSPHLTTHTTQHIPRHTTPHTTHHTTLHTTEHITPHLTTQHTTQHTPHHTSPHNTHHTTHTTPHHTSHHTPHHTSHHNISHLTSPHNIPHNTHHTTPHLTSQHTPHNTYHATPHLTPHTTPHFTPQNISHLLSPHNIPHNTHHTTPHLTTQHTTQHTPHHTSPHLTTHTTQHIPRHTTPHTTHHTTLHTTEHITPPLTTQHTTQHTPHHTSPHHTTYHTTHTTPHLTSPHNTHHTTHTTPHHTSPHTTEHTTLHLTTQHTTPHLTPHTTPHFTPQITLHLTTQHTTQHTPHHTSPHHTTHLTSPYLTTQHTTPHHTSHHTPHHTSHHRTYHTSPHHTTYHTTQHTHHHTTPHLTSQHTPHNTHHTTPHLTSPHTTEHTTLHLTTQHTTQHTHHTTPHTTHHTTLHTTEHTTPHLTTQHTTQHTPHHTSPHHTTHTTQHTSPHTTPHLTTQHTSPHHTTHTTQRTSPHNTPHLISPHTTPHHTTHHTTSHTTHLTSQHTHHTTPHNTHTTPHLTTPHTSHHRTHHITPHTTEHTPHNTPHHTPHLTTHTPHLTTPHHTSPHHTPHHTTHHTTPHTTEHTTLHNTPHLTSQHTHHTSPHHTHTTQHTTPHTSQHTTPHHTSHHTSPHNTHTTPHHTTPHLTTHTTPHLTSHNTPQQTTQHTTPHHTSQHTHLTSHNTPHLTTQHTTPHHTSPHTTPHHTSHHTTPHHTAHHTSPHLTPHHTSPHSTPHLTTPHHTAHLTTHYTSPHTTHHTSHHIHHTSPHLTAPHISQHNTPHHIPHTSYLTTHHTTQHTSPHLTPHLTPHLTTPHLTTPHLTPHHTTPHHTTSHLTTPHHTTPHLTTLHLTTPHHTSPHQITPHHTTSHLTTLHLTTPHHTSPHHITPHHTTSHYTTPHHTTPHHITSHHTTSHHTTSHHITPHHTSPHLTSPHHTSHHTTPHHISPRCPHTTQAARLLESTLQLKQ, encoded by the exons atgcacaccaTACCACACAACACACCTCACctcaccacaccacaccacacctcacctcacctcacaacacacaccacacaacacataCCACGCCACACcacacctcacaccacacaccacaccacacttCACACCACAGAACATATCACACCTCACCTCACCACACAACataccacacaacacacacaccacacctcacctcacctcacaacacacaccacacaacacataCCACGCCACACcacacctcacaccacacaccacaccacacttCACACCACAGAACATATCACACCTCACCTCACCACACAACataccacacaacacacaccacaccacacctcacctcacaacacacaccacacaacacataCCACGCCACACcacacctcacaccacacaccacaccacacttCACACCACAACATATCACACCTCACCTCACCACACAACataccacacaacacacaccacaccacacctcacctcacctcacaacacacaccacacaacacataCCACGCCACACcacacctcacaccacacaccacaccacacttCACACCACAGAACATATCACACCTCCTCTCACCACACAACataccacacaacacacaccacaccacacctcaCCTCACCACACAACataccacacaacacacaccacaccacacctcacctcacctcacaacacacaccacacaacacataCCACGCCACACcacacctcacaccacacaccacaccacacttCACACCACAGAACATATCACACCTCCTCTCACCACACAACataccacacaacacacaccacaccacacctcaCCTCACCACACAACataccacacaacacacaccacaccacacctcacctcaccacacaacacacaccacacaacacataccacaccacaccacacctcaCCTCACACCACAGAACACACCACACTTCACCTcaccacacaacacaccacaccacacctcacaccacacaccacaccacacttCACACCACAGATCACACTTCACCTCACCACACAACataccacacaacacacaccacaccacacctcaCCTCACCACACAACACACCTCACCTCACCATACCTcaccacacaacacaccacaccacaccacacctcacaccacacaccacaccacacttCACACCACAGAACATATCACACCTCACCTCACCACACAACGTaccacaccacacaacacacacaccaccacaccacaccacacctcacctcacaacacacaccacacaacacacaccacaccacaccacacctcacctcacctcacacCACAGAACACACCACACTTCACCTcaccacacaacacaccacacaacacacacaccacaccacacctcataccacacaccacaccacacttCACACCACAGAACATACCACACCTCACCTCACCACACAACataccacacaacacacaccacaccacacctcacctcaccacacaacacacaccacacaacacacctctccacacaccacaccacacctcaCCACACAACACACCTCACctcaccacacaacacacaccacacaacgcacctcaccacacaacacaccacacctCATCTcaccacacaccacacctcaccacacaacacaccacaccaCCTCACATACCACACACCTCAcctcacaacacacacaccacaccacaccgcacaacacacacaccacaccacacctcaccacaccacacacctcaCACCACAGAACACACCACATAACACCTCACACCACagaacacacaccacacaacacaccacaccacacacctcacctcacaacacacacaccacacctcaccacaccacaccacacctcaccacaccacacacctcaccacacaacacaccacaccacacctcaCACCACAGAACACACCACACTGCACAACACACCACACCTCAcctcacaacacacacaccacacctcaccacaccacacacacaccacacaacacaccacacctcacacctcacaacACACCACACCTCACCACACCTCACATCACACCTCAcctcacaacacacacaccacacctcaccacaccacacctcacctcacaacacacaccacaccacacctcaCATCACACAACACACCACAGCAAACCACACAACATACCACACCTCACCACACCTcacaacacacacacctcacatcacacaacacaccacatctcaccacacaacacaccacacctcaccacacctcaccccacaccacacctcaccacacctcacaccacaccacacctcaccacacagcacaccacacctcaccacacctcaccccacaccacacctcaccacacagcacaccacaCCTCACCACACCTCACCACACAGCACACCTCACCACACACTACAc ctcacctcacaccacacaccacacctctcaccacatacaccacacctCACCACACCTCACCGCACCTCACATCTCACAACACAACACACctcaccacataccacacacctcATACCTCAcaacacaccacaccacacaacacacctcaccacacctcacacctcacctcacaccacacctcaccacaccacacctcaccacaccacacctcacacctcaccaCACCACACCTCACCATACCACATCACACCTCACCACACCAcatcacaccacaccacacctcaCCACACTACACCTCACCACACCACATCACACCTCACCACACCAGATCACACCTCACCACACCACATCACACCTCACCACACTACACCTCACCACACCACATCACACCTCACCACACCACATCACACCTCACCACACCACATCACACTACACCACACCTCACCACACCACACCTCACCACATCACATCGCATCACACCACATCGCATCACaccacatcacatcacatcacaccacaccacacctcaCCACACCTCACCTCACCACACCACACctcacaccacaccacaccacaccacatctCACCTCGCTGCCCGCACACGACGCAGGCTGCCCGCCTCCTGGAGAGCACACTTCAGCTGAAACAGTAA
- the LOC135964455 gene encoding uncharacterized protein isoform X3 yields MPHAHAHHTTQHTSPHHTTPHLTSPHNTHHTTHTTPHHTSHHTPHHTSHHRTYHTSPHHTTYHTTHTPHLTSPHNTHHTTHTTPHHTSHHTPHHTSHHRTYHTSPHHTTYHTTHTTPHLTSQHTPHNTYHATPHLTPHTTPHFTPQHITPHLTTQHTTQHTPHHTSPHLTTHTTQHIPRHTTPHTTHHTTLHTTEHITPPLTTQHTTQHTPHHTSPHHTTYHTTHTTPHLTSPHNTHHTTHTTPHHTSHHTPHHTSHHRTYHTSSHHTTYHTTHTTPHLTSPHNIPHNTHHTTPHLTTQHTPHNTYHTTPHLTSHHRTHHTSPHHTTHHTTPHTTHHTTLHTTDHTSPHHTTYHTTHTTPHLTSPHNTPHLTIPHHTTHHTTPHLTPHTTPHFTPQNISHLTSPHNVPHHTTHTPPHHTTPHLTTHTTQHTPHHTTPHLTSHHRTHHTSPHHTTHHTTHTPHHTSYHTPHHTSHHRTYHTSPHHTTYHTTHTTPHLTSPHNTHHTTHLSTHHTTPHHTTHLTSPHNTHHTTHLTTQHTTPHLTTHHTSPHNTPHHLTYHTPHLTTHTPHHTAQHTHHTTPHHTTHLTPQNTPHNTSHHRTHTTQHTTPHTSPHNTHTTPHHTTPHLTTPHTSPHNTPHHTSHHRTHHTAQHTTPHLTTHTPHLTTPHTHHTTHHTSHLTTHHTSPHLTSHLTSQHTPHHTSHHTTHHSKPHNIPHLTTPHNTHTSHHTTHHISPHNTPHLTTPHPTPHLTTPHTTPHLTTQHTTPHHTSPHTTPHHTAHHTSPHLTTQHTSPHTTPHLTPHTTPLTTYTTPHHTSPHLTSHNTTHLTTYHTPHTSQHTTPHNTPHHTSHLTSHHTSPHHTSPHHTSHLTTPHLTIPHHTSPHHITPHHTSPHYTSPHHITPHHTRSHLTTPHHTSPHYTSPHHITPHHTTSHLTTPHHTTPHLTTPHLTTSHRITPHRITPHHITSHHTTPHHTSPHHTTPHTTPHHTTSHLAARTRRRLPASWRAHFS; encoded by the exons ATgccacacgcacatgcacaccaTACCACACAACACACCTCACctcaccacaccacaccacacctcacctcacctcacaacacacaccacacaacacataCCACGCCACACcacacctcacaccacacaccacaccacacttCACACCACAGAACATATCACACCTCACCTCACCACACAACataccacacaacacacacaccacacctcacctcacctcacaacacacaccacacaacacataCCACGCCACACcacacctcacaccacacaccacaccacacttCACACCACAGAACATATCACACCTCACCTCACCACACAACataccacacaacacacaccacaccacacctcacctcacaacacacaccacacaacacataCCACGCCACACcacacctcacaccacacaccacaccacacttCACACCACAACATATCACACCTCACCTCACCACACAACataccacacaacacacaccacaccacacctcacctcacctcacaacacacaccacacaacacataCCACGCCACACcacacctcacaccacacaccacaccacacttCACACCACAGAACATATCACACCTCCTCTCACCACACAACataccacacaacacacaccacaccacacctcaCCTCACCACACAACataccacacaacacacaccacaccacacctcacctcacctcacaacacacaccacacaacacataCCACGCCACACcacacctcacaccacacaccacaccacacttCACACCACAGAACATATCACACCTCCTCTCACCACACAACataccacacaacacacaccacaccacacctcaCCTCACCACACAACataccacacaacacacaccacaccacacctcacctcaccacacaacacacaccacacaacacataccacaccacaccacacctcaCCTCACACCACAGAACACACCACACTTCACCTcaccacacaacacaccacaccacacctcacaccacacaccacaccacacttCACACCACAGATCACACTTCACCTCACCACACAACataccacacaacacacaccacaccacacctcaCCTCACCACACAACACACCTCACCTCACCATACCTcaccacacaacacaccacaccacaccacacctcacaccacacaccacaccacacttCACACCACAGAACATATCACACCTCACCTCACCACACAACGTaccacaccacacaacacacacaccaccacaccacaccacacctcacctcacaacacacaccacacaacacacaccacaccacaccacacctcacctcacctcacacCACAGAACACACCACACTTCACCTcaccacacaacacaccacacaacacacacaccacaccacacctcataccacacaccacaccacacttCACACCACAGAACATACCACACCTCACCTCACCACACAACataccacacaacacacaccacaccacacctcacctcaccacacaacacacaccacacaacacacctctccacacaccacaccacacctcaCCACACAACACACCTCACctcaccacacaacacacaccacacaacgcacctcaccacacaacacaccacacctCATCTcaccacacaccacacctcaccacacaacacaccacaccaCCTCACATACCACACACCTCAcctcacaacacacacaccacaccacaccgcacaacacacacaccacaccacacctcaccacaccacacacctcaCACCACAGAACACACCACATAACACCTCACACCACagaacacacaccacacaacacaccacaccacacacctcacctcacaacacacacaccacacctcaccacaccacaccacacctcaccacaccacacacctcaccacacaacacaccacaccacacctcaCACCACAGAACACACCACACTGCACAACACACCACACCTCAcctcacaacacacacaccacacctcaccacaccacacacacaccacacaacacaccacacctcacacctcacaacACACCACACCTCACCACACCTCACATCACAC ctcacctcacaacacacaccacaccacacctcaCATCACACAACACACCACAGCAAACCACACAACATACCACACCTCACCACACCTcacaacacacacacctcacatcacacaacacaccacatctcaccacacaacacaccacacctcaccacacctcaccccacaccacacctcaccacacctcacaccacaccacacctcaccacacagcacaccacacctcaccacacctcaccccacaccacacctcaccacacagcacaccacaCCTCACCACACCTCACCACACAGCACACCTCACCACACACTACAc ctcacctcacaccacacaccacacctctcaccacatacaccacacctCACCACACCTCACCGCACCTCACATCTCACAACACAACACACctcaccacataccacacacctcATACCTCAcaacacaccacaccacacaacacacctcaccacacctcacacctcacctcacaccacacctcaccacaccacacctcaccacaccacacctcacacctcaccaCACCACACCTCACCATACCACATCACACCTCACCACACCAcatcacaccacaccacacctcaCCACACTACACCTCACCACACCACATCACACCTCACCACACCAGATCACACCTCACCACACCACATCACACCTCACCACACTACACCTCACCACACCACATCACACCTCACCACACCACATCACACCTCACCACACCACATCACACTACACCACACCTCACCACACCACACCTCACCACATCACATCGCATCACACCACATCGCATCACaccacatcacatcacatcacaccacaccacacctcaCCACACCTCACCTCACCACACCACACctcacaccacaccacaccacaccacatctCACCTCGCTGCCCGCACACGACGCAGGCTGCCCGCCTCCTGGAGAGCACACTTCAGCTGA
- the ANKRD9 gene encoding ankyrin repeat domain-containing protein 9 has product MPWDARRPGGGADGGPEGPGAARSRAQKQCRKSSFAFYQAVRDLLPVWLLEDMRASEAFHWDERGRAAAYSPSEALLYALVHDHQAYAHYLLATFPRRALAPPSAGFRCCAAPGPHVALAVRYNRVGILRRILRTLRDFPAEERARVLDRRGCSRVEGGGTSLHVACELARPECLFLLLGHGASPGLRDGGGLTPLELLLRQLGRDAGATPSAAGALASAPGEPRQRRLLLLDLLALYTPVGAAGSARQELLGDRPRWQRLLGEDKFQWLAGLAPPSLFARAMQVLVTAISPGRFPEALDELPLPPFLQPLDLTGKG; this is encoded by the coding sequence ATGCCGTGGGACGCGCGGCGGCCTGGGGGTGGCGCGGACGGCGGGCCCGAGGGCCCGGGCGCGGCGCGCTCGCGGGCGCAGAAACAGTGCCGCAAGTCGTCGTTCGCTTTCTATCAGGCGGTGCGCGACCTGCTACCCGTGTGGCTGCTGGAGGACATGCGCGCCAGTGAGGCGTTCCACTGGGACGAGCGGGGGCGCGCCGCCGCCTACTCGCCTTCTGAGGCGCTGCTCTACGCGCTCGTGCACGACCACCAAGCGTACGCACATTACCTGCTGGCCACGTTCCCGCGGCGCGCGCTAGCACCGCCCAGCGCCGGCTTCCGCTGCTGCGCGGCTCCCGGGCCGCACGTGGCGCTGGCAGTGCGCTACAACCGCGTGGGCATTCTGCGCCGCATCCTGCGCACCTTGCGCGACTTCCCGGCGGAGGAGCGGGCGCGCGTGCTGGACCGGCGTGGCTGCAGCCGCGTGGAGGGCGGTGGCACGTCGCTGCACGTGGCCTGCGAGCTAGCGCGCCCCGAGTGTCTCTTCCTGCTGCTGGGCCACGGCGCCTCGCCCGGCCTGCGCGACGGCGGCGGCCTCACGCCTCTAGAGCTGCTGCTGCGCCAGCTGGGCCGCGACGCCGGGGCCACTCCCTCCGCCGCCGGAGCCCTGGCCTCAGCTCCAGGGGAGCCGCGCCAGCGCCGCCTGCTGCTCCTGGATCTCCTGGCGCTGTACACCCCGGTGGGCGCCGCCGGCTCGGCCCGCCAGGAGCTGCTGGGCGACCGGCCGCGCTGGCAGCGGCTGCTGGGCGAGGACAAGTTCCAGTGGCTGGCGGGCCTGGCACCGCCCTCGCTTTTCGCGCGCGCCATGCAGGTGCTGGTCACCGCCATCTCTCCAGGCCGCTTCCCGGAGGCCCTGGACGAGCTGCCGCTGCCCCCATTCCTGCAACCGTTGGACCTCACCGGCAAGGGCTAG